A DNA window from Hordeum vulgare subsp. vulgare chromosome 1H, MorexV3_pseudomolecules_assembly, whole genome shotgun sequence contains the following coding sequences:
- the LOC123398970 gene encoding uncharacterized protein LOC123398970 — protein MARTATGRRRRPRGDDRISALPDDLLLVVLRRLDIRTAVGTTALSRRWACLRGELPILDLSVHAMLPPRYHRWIQLHGVVGKSGFQYDMRQVSRELLPNIRRYEHRAMRALTRSAQTFLDAPTAFRRRRISRLRLEFFVTQSTECMNRLIAEAMDACGVDDLQVVAKPIFWQRGAVHTFASHGLCKEPSASRLQSLKLGGCMLPPLYEYSALTRLVLQDIPESTPVATYQGVFTSCQQLQVLHLISCRCSAGGILVDAPMSKIKELVVDKCRFRQLRLRALPNLESLASLGHMVFLESASFPCLGKFNLTSRLGLRTQGFREYVKQRLKIDHESLLENMPEISSLIVRISGPYRWIVPSRGSPSTVLLPNLRRLLVADVPSSWDVSWPRLLLETAPSLEVLHIHIATCTQDEPSDEIRWKPTTLLRHRHLEEFVMVGYEGTERQIYLVKFVMGVCTALRQVSILRNGHARNKGHWDWELVTQQHLWTDEEKKHTLKHIMDGVSPLSPAAPVKLVFG, from the coding sequence ATGGCCAGGACCGCGACGGGCCGCCGGCGGCGTCCAAGAGGCGACGACCGGATCAGCGCCCTCCCCGACGATCTCCTCCTTGTGGTCCTGCGCCGCCTCGACATCCGGACGGCAGTCGGCACCACGGCGCTCTCCAGGCGCTGGGCTTGCCTCCGCGGTGAGCTCCCCATCCTCGACTTGAGTGTCCACGCGATGCTCCCTCCGCGCTACCACCGTTGGATCCAGCTCCACGGCGTCGTCGGGAAAAGTGGTTTCCAGTACGACATGCGTCAAGTGTCACGAGAGCTGTTGCCCAACATCAGGAGGTACGAGCACCGCGCCATGCGCGCTTTGACCAGGTCTGCCCAGACCTTCTTGGACGCTCCAACCGCCTTCCGCCGGAGGAGGATCAGTAGGCTGAGGCTCGAGTTCTTCGTTACCCAAAGCACCGAATGCATGAATCGGCTTATCGCGGAGGCCATGGATGCTTGTGGGGTGGATGACCTCCAAGTTGTTGCTAAGCCAATTTTCTGGCAACGAGGCGCAGTCCACACCTTTGCCAGCCATGGCCTCTGCAAGGAGCCCAGTGCGTCACGCCTGCAAAGCCTCAAGCTTGGTGGCTGCATGCTCCCGCCGCTGTACGAGTACAGCGCGCTCACTAGGCTCGTCCTGCAGGACATACCTGAATCGACGCCCGTGGCAACCTACCAGGGGGTCTTCACCTCGTGCCAGCAGCTGCAGGTGCTGCATCTCATCTCCTGCCGGTGCAGCGCCGGGGGAATATTGGTGGACGCCCCCATGTCAAAAATCAAGGAGCTCGTTGTGGATAAGTGCAGATTCAGACAGTTACGTCTAAGGGCTCTGCCCAATCTCGAGAGCCTAGCCTCCCTTGGACATATGGTGTTCCTCGAGTCCGCCTCGTTCCCTTGTCTCGGAAAATTTAACCTCACCTCACGCCTCGGCCTGAGAACGCAAGGGTTTCGTGAATACGTGAAGCAACGCTTGAAGATAGACCATGAGTCGCTTCTTGAAAACATGCCAGAAATATCGAGTCTGATTGTCAGGATCAGTGGGCCTTACAGATGGATCGTGCCGTCTAGAGGATCCCCGTCGACGGTGTTGTTGCCTAACCTCAGGCGGTTGCTGGTCGCCGACGTGCCTTCGTCCTGGGACGTCTCATGGCCCCGCCTCCTACTCGAGACGGCGCCTTCCCTGGAGGTCCTCCACATTCACATTGCCACTTGCACACAAGATGAGCCCAGTGATGAGATACGCTGGAAACCAACCACGCTTCTCCGTCACCGTCACTTGGAAGAGTTTGTGATGGTTGGTTATGAGGGAACAGAGAGGCAGATTTACCTTGTCAAGTTTGTCATGGGAGTATGCACAGCGCTGCGCCAGGTCTCTATCTTGAGGAACGGGCATGCTCGGAACAAGGGGCACTGGGACTGGGAGTTGGTGACGCAGCAACACTTGTGGACCGACGAGGAGAAGAAACACACACTGAAGCACATCATGGATGGAGTTTCTCCTCTGTCACCTGCTGCTCCGGTTAAACTAGTTTTTGGCTGA